Proteins from a single region of Vulgatibacter sp.:
- a CDS encoding efflux RND transporter permease subunit, with protein MRRSFTDVFIKRPVLAIVINLVIVIGGLQAIRSLNVRQYPRVESATVTVRTVYVGASADLVRGFITVPLERSIAAADGIDYIESQSVQGLSTINVRLELDYPSEAALADISARVNQVRADLPPEAEVPSIEIEPSDAAVAAMYVSFRSDILENNQVTDYLIRVVQPRLSAIEGLQRAEILGARTFALRAWLKPERMAALGVSPSEVRQALAANNALTAVGQTKGALVQANITATTDLRTPEAFKRLIVREQDGAVIRLEDIADVVLGADDYDADVRFSGENAVFMGIWVLPNASTLDVIERVRDELGAVEEELPAGMEVRIAFDSTDYIEDAIDEVVKTLLETVLIVIFVIFLFVGSLRTALVPVIAIPLSLIGAVFLMQLVGFTLNLLTLLAIVLSVGLVVDDAIVVVENVERHIRGGERPIPAAIRGARELVRPIIAMTITLAAVYTPIGLQGGLTGAFFREFAFTLAGAVLVSGFVALTLSPMMSSQLIKPESMQGWLARKIENGFDRLRDSYGRAVDTTLGMRPAVYAVWLTLSLLVIPMYLFAPQELAPNEDQGVVFTSIEAPANASLEQVSNYTEQIYRVFASTPEFQHTFQVTTPQGGFGGMLLEPWTERDRNVFAIQAEVGPKMAAITGVRAPAFLPPALPSPGFFPVEFVIASTADHEEIVRFADTLVQRAAASGQFAFPPIVDVRIDQARTEVVIDRDKAAALGLDMQQVGADLSALLSGNFVGRFNLEGRSYKVIPQIERSERLTATQLENIRITGPENQLLPLRAIAELETSVEPRTLNRFNQLNAVKLSGVATRSLDGALQVLEEAGAETLPPGYRVDYTGESRQLREESGRFLPAFVLALTLIFLVLAAQFNSFRDPFVILAGSVPLAMFGAMIFVFLRFDGPPGMSFPLTEGWTTTLNIYSQVGLVTLVGLVAKNGILIVEFANEQQAEGKNKLEAVRQAARIRFRPVMMTSVATVAGHFPLTLVSGPGAEARNSIGLVLVGGMAIGTLFTLFIVPSLYVLIAREHRTDLERRLTEEGEPAPVG; from the coding sequence ATGAGGCGCAGCTTCACCGACGTCTTCATCAAGCGCCCGGTCCTGGCGATCGTGATCAACCTCGTGATCGTGATCGGCGGGCTGCAGGCGATCCGCAGCCTCAACGTGCGCCAATACCCCAGGGTCGAGAGCGCCACGGTGACCGTGCGCACGGTCTACGTCGGCGCGAGCGCCGATCTCGTCCGCGGCTTCATCACCGTTCCGCTGGAGCGCTCCATCGCCGCGGCGGACGGCATCGACTACATCGAGTCGCAGAGCGTCCAGGGCCTCTCGACGATCAACGTGCGCCTCGAGCTCGACTACCCGTCGGAGGCGGCGCTCGCCGACATCTCCGCCCGCGTCAACCAGGTGCGCGCGGACCTGCCGCCCGAGGCCGAGGTCCCCTCGATCGAGATCGAGCCCTCGGACGCTGCTGTGGCGGCGATGTACGTCAGCTTCCGCTCCGACATCCTCGAGAACAACCAGGTCACCGACTACCTGATCCGCGTGGTGCAGCCGCGCCTCTCCGCGATCGAGGGCCTGCAGCGCGCCGAGATCCTCGGCGCCCGCACCTTCGCCCTGCGGGCGTGGCTCAAGCCGGAGCGGATGGCTGCCCTCGGCGTCAGCCCCTCTGAGGTGCGGCAGGCGCTCGCCGCCAACAACGCCCTCACCGCCGTGGGCCAGACCAAGGGCGCGCTGGTGCAGGCGAACATCACCGCGACCACCGACCTGCGCACGCCGGAGGCCTTCAAGCGGCTCATCGTGCGGGAGCAGGACGGGGCGGTGATCCGCCTCGAGGACATCGCCGACGTGGTCCTCGGCGCCGACGACTACGACGCGGACGTGCGCTTCTCCGGCGAGAACGCCGTCTTCATGGGGATCTGGGTGCTGCCGAACGCCAGCACCCTGGACGTGATCGAGCGCGTTCGCGACGAGCTCGGGGCGGTCGAGGAGGAGCTGCCCGCAGGGATGGAGGTGCGGATCGCCTTCGACTCCACCGACTACATCGAGGACGCCATCGACGAGGTGGTGAAGACCCTGCTCGAAACCGTCCTCATCGTGATCTTCGTGATCTTCCTCTTCGTCGGATCGCTGCGCACGGCGCTCGTGCCGGTGATCGCCATCCCGCTCTCGCTCATCGGCGCCGTCTTCCTGATGCAGCTGGTGGGATTCACCCTGAACCTCCTCACCCTGCTGGCGATCGTCCTCTCGGTGGGCCTCGTGGTCGACGACGCCATCGTCGTGGTGGAGAACGTGGAGCGGCACATCCGCGGGGGCGAGCGACCGATCCCCGCGGCGATCCGGGGTGCGCGCGAGCTGGTCCGCCCGATCATCGCGATGACGATCACCCTGGCTGCGGTCTACACGCCCATCGGCCTGCAGGGCGGCCTCACCGGCGCCTTCTTCCGCGAGTTCGCCTTCACCCTGGCAGGTGCGGTGCTGGTCTCCGGTTTCGTGGCCCTCACCCTCTCGCCGATGATGTCGTCGCAGCTGATCAAGCCGGAATCGATGCAGGGCTGGCTGGCGCGCAAGATCGAGAACGGCTTCGATCGGCTTCGCGACAGCTACGGCAGGGCGGTCGACACCACCCTCGGGATGCGGCCGGCGGTCTACGCGGTCTGGCTCACCTTGAGCCTCCTCGTCATCCCGATGTACCTCTTCGCGCCGCAGGAGCTCGCGCCCAACGAGGACCAGGGCGTGGTCTTCACCTCCATCGAGGCGCCGGCGAACGCTTCGCTCGAGCAGGTGAGCAACTACACCGAGCAGATCTACCGGGTCTTCGCCAGCACGCCGGAATTCCAGCACACCTTCCAGGTCACCACGCCGCAGGGCGGTTTCGGCGGCATGCTCCTCGAGCCCTGGACCGAGCGGGACCGGAACGTCTTCGCGATCCAGGCGGAGGTCGGCCCGAAGATGGCGGCGATCACCGGCGTCCGCGCCCCCGCCTTCCTTCCCCCGGCGCTTCCCAGCCCGGGGTTCTTCCCGGTCGAGTTCGTGATCGCCTCCACCGCCGATCACGAGGAGATCGTCCGCTTCGCCGACACCCTGGTCCAGCGCGCGGCGGCGAGCGGGCAATTCGCCTTTCCGCCCATCGTCGACGTGCGCATCGACCAGGCCCGCACCGAGGTGGTGATCGATCGGGACAAGGCGGCAGCCCTGGGCCTCGACATGCAGCAGGTCGGCGCCGATCTCTCCGCGCTGCTCAGCGGCAACTTCGTGGGCCGCTTCAACCTCGAGGGGCGGAGCTACAAGGTGATCCCGCAGATCGAGCGGTCGGAGCGGCTCACCGCCACCCAGCTCGAGAACATCCGGATCACCGGACCGGAGAACCAGCTCCTCCCGCTGCGGGCGATCGCCGAGTTGGAGACGAGCGTCGAGCCCCGCACCCTGAACCGCTTCAACCAGCTCAACGCGGTGAAGCTGTCGGGCGTGGCCACCCGCTCCCTCGACGGCGCGCTGCAGGTCCTCGAAGAGGCGGGGGCGGAGACGCTGCCGCCCGGATACCGGGTGGACTACACGGGCGAGTCACGGCAGCTCCGCGAGGAGTCGGGACGCTTTCTGCCTGCCTTCGTGCTGGCGCTCACGCTGATCTTCCTGGTGCTCGCCGCGCAGTTCAACTCGTTCCGCGATCCCTTCGTCATCCTCGCCGGCTCGGTGCCGCTGGCGATGTTCGGCGCGATGATCTTCGTCTTCCTCCGCTTCGACGGTCCGCCGGGCATGAGCTTTCCCCTCACCGAAGGCTGGACCACCACCCTGAACATCTACTCGCAGGTGGGGCTGGTGACGCTGGTGGGCCTGGTGGCGAAGAACGGCATCCTCATCGTCGAATTCGCCAACGAGCAGCAGGCGGAGGGCAAGAACAAGCTCGAGGCGGTGCGCCAGGCGGCGCGGATCCGCTTCCGCCCGGTGATGATGACCAGCGTGGCCACCGTCGCCGGCCACTTCCCCCTCACCCTCGTCTCCGGCCCGGGTGCGGAGGCGCGCAACTCGATCGGTCTCGTGCTGGTGGGCGGAATGGCGATCGGCACGCTCTTCACCCTCTTCATCGTGCCGTCGCTCTACGTGCTCATCGCCAGGGAGCACCGGACCGATCTCGAGCGCCGGCTCACCGAGGAAGGCGAGCCGGCACCCGTCGGCTGA
- a CDS encoding efflux RND transporter periplasmic adaptor subunit yields the protein MRSRFGLRGRPIRRYLLVSVVLLVVVGALIAIKAAQIGSLISFGEQMEAAGPPPEAVGTAVAKQQPWESTLSAVGTVTSVEAVAIRNEVAGKVTKLGFESGAEVKRGAILVELDAGVERSELATARARRNIAATTLERTRTLVEQGAFARARLDDDEAALQAAQGQVDALEAQVAKKVIRAPFAGRTGIRSVNLGQYLEPGTRITVLSASGDTFIDFSLPQEELAQVEEGTKVRVLPRASETVLEGTVAAIEPTVDPGTRNAQVRALVKDPGANLAPGMFVDVEVVRPGEEQVVVVPATAVVHASFGDSVFVIEAKQPDEPGMREGPDGRPVWTARQQFVRLGQERGDFVVVQEGLAPGAEVVTAGAFKLRNGAPVVIDNRDQPRPQLDPKPENR from the coding sequence GTGCGTTCCAGGTTCGGCCTGCGGGGAAGGCCCATCCGGCGCTATCTGCTGGTGTCCGTGGTCCTGCTGGTGGTCGTCGGCGCCCTGATCGCCATCAAGGCCGCGCAGATCGGCTCCCTGATCTCCTTCGGAGAGCAGATGGAGGCGGCAGGGCCACCGCCCGAGGCCGTCGGTACCGCGGTCGCGAAGCAGCAGCCCTGGGAGAGCACCCTCTCCGCCGTGGGAACGGTCACCAGCGTCGAGGCGGTGGCGATCCGCAACGAGGTCGCCGGCAAGGTGACCAAACTCGGCTTCGAGTCCGGTGCCGAGGTGAAGCGCGGCGCGATCCTCGTCGAGCTCGATGCTGGCGTGGAGCGTTCCGAGCTCGCCACCGCCCGCGCCCGCCGCAACATCGCCGCCACCACCCTCGAGCGCACCAGGACCCTGGTGGAGCAGGGCGCCTTCGCCAGGGCCCGACTCGACGACGACGAGGCAGCCCTCCAGGCGGCACAGGGCCAGGTCGACGCCCTCGAGGCCCAGGTCGCCAAGAAGGTGATCCGGGCGCCCTTCGCCGGACGCACCGGCATCCGCTCGGTCAACCTCGGCCAATACCTCGAGCCCGGCACGCGGATCACGGTGCTCAGCGCCAGCGGCGACACCTTCATCGACTTCTCGCTGCCGCAGGAGGAGCTGGCGCAGGTGGAGGAGGGCACGAAGGTCCGGGTGCTCCCGCGGGCGTCGGAGACGGTGCTCGAGGGAACGGTGGCTGCGATCGAACCGACGGTGGATCCCGGGACCCGCAACGCCCAGGTCCGCGCCCTGGTGAAGGACCCCGGGGCGAACCTCGCCCCCGGCATGTTCGTCGACGTGGAGGTGGTACGCCCGGGCGAGGAGCAGGTGGTGGTGGTGCCCGCCACCGCCGTCGTCCACGCCTCCTTCGGCGACTCGGTCTTCGTGATCGAGGCCAAGCAGCCGGACGAGCCGGGGATGCGCGAGGGGCCCGACGGCAGGCCGGTGTGGACCGCCCGCCAGCAATTCGTGCGGCTCGGACAGGAGCGTGGAGATTTCGTGGTGGTGCAGGAGGGGCTGGCGCCCGGGGCGGAGGTGGTCACCGCCGGCGCCTTCAAGCTCCGCAACGGAGCGCCGGTGGTGATCGACAACCGCGATCAGCCCCGGCCCCAGCTCGATCCGAAGCCGGAGAACCGGTGA
- a CDS encoding HNH endonuclease signature motif containing protein — protein sequence MPPPDASGGGVSTGPVTLDAPQARPPAQAGETPISQNEAERLRLIAERDTELKRLEAEIATTAAYEAALLHRQLEAIRAFDELEGWADYGRASPAAWLSWRIGLNPLVARERVRVARALGRLPLMSEALRSGKISFSKARAMTRVATPENEIELLYVAQVATARELEWVCSAFRGVALEQIEGKIRAARMEKRRVRFRKLEDGMIEVTAVLFPEEAGLLALGLDHAVLRARRGTLGAVVPGAEGGAADGARDATPGGGTEVGAGAASGGDPEAGAGAAASGATVAGAGAAASGATVAGAGAAAPGAAKAAWRAPAPLPPEESEAQQRSTFNRADALCAIFRAFVEHSAFATGRTPNAEIFVQIPREALAGRSEQPGQLRDGTPIGAETARRLACDAVAVEVVHDETGKVLDIGRRSRSITTAIGDALRYRDKHCIFPGCDQDLELDGHHVKHWAAGGETSLENLVLLCKCHHWYVHEGGCSMATENGRFVFYDPRGRRIENAPPLLSDGDPGAALLAWLEEHGPGPGISLPIPARNAGDQADWSISIDALGYATYGWDVVRGKAPAVPRMPGPDGRPPQGGGDV from the coding sequence ATGCCACCACCGGACGCAAGTGGAGGTGGCGTTTCCACGGGGCCTGTCACGCTCGATGCACCGCAGGCGCGACCACCAGCACAGGCCGGCGAAACGCCGATCTCGCAGAACGAAGCGGAGCGGCTGCGTCTCATCGCCGAGCGGGACACGGAGCTGAAGCGACTCGAGGCGGAGATCGCCACCACCGCTGCGTACGAGGCGGCGCTGCTCCACCGGCAGCTCGAGGCGATCCGGGCCTTCGATGAGCTCGAGGGCTGGGCCGATTACGGCAGGGCCAGCCCTGCCGCCTGGCTCAGCTGGCGCATCGGGCTCAATCCGCTCGTCGCCAGGGAACGGGTACGGGTGGCGAGGGCACTCGGGCGGCTGCCGCTGATGAGCGAGGCGCTGCGCAGCGGCAAGATCAGCTTCTCGAAGGCCCGGGCGATGACCCGGGTGGCCACGCCGGAGAACGAGATCGAGCTACTCTACGTCGCGCAGGTCGCCACCGCGCGGGAGCTGGAGTGGGTCTGCTCGGCGTTCCGCGGCGTCGCGCTGGAACAGATCGAGGGGAAGATCCGCGCGGCCCGCATGGAGAAGCGGCGGGTCCGGTTCCGCAAGCTGGAGGACGGGATGATCGAGGTCACCGCCGTGCTCTTTCCCGAGGAGGCGGGGCTGCTGGCGCTCGGCCTCGATCACGCAGTGTTGCGGGCACGGCGGGGGACCCTCGGGGCGGTGGTGCCCGGGGCGGAGGGCGGCGCCGCGGACGGTGCGCGGGACGCGACGCCGGGCGGTGGCACGGAGGTCGGCGCGGGTGCAGCGAGCGGTGGTGACCCGGAAGCTGGCGCGGGGGCAGCGGCGAGTGGTGCCACGGTAGCCGGCGCGGGGGCAGCGGCGAGTGGAGCCACGGTAGCCGGTGCGGGTGCAGCGGCGCCGGGTGCTGCGAAGGCCGCATGGCGGGCGCCCGCGCCCCTCCCGCCGGAAGAGAGCGAGGCGCAGCAGCGCTCGACCTTCAACCGCGCCGACGCGCTCTGCGCGATCTTCCGCGCCTTCGTCGAGCACTCCGCCTTCGCCACCGGGCGCACGCCGAACGCCGAGATCTTCGTCCAGATACCGCGCGAGGCCCTCGCCGGCAGAAGCGAGCAGCCGGGGCAGTTGCGCGACGGCACGCCGATCGGCGCGGAGACCGCACGTCGCCTCGCCTGCGACGCCGTGGCGGTGGAGGTGGTGCACGACGAGACGGGCAAGGTCCTCGACATCGGGCGCCGCTCCCGCTCGATCACCACGGCGATCGGCGACGCGCTGCGCTACCGCGACAAACACTGCATTTTTCCCGGCTGCGACCAGGACCTCGAGCTCGACGGCCACCACGTGAAGCATTGGGCGGCAGGTGGCGAGACCTCCCTCGAGAACCTGGTGCTGCTCTGCAAATGCCACCACTGGTACGTGCACGAGGGCGGCTGCAGCATGGCCACGGAGAACGGCCGCTTCGTCTTCTACGACCCGCGCGGACGACGGATCGAGAACGCGCCCCCGCTCCTCTCCGACGGCGATCCCGGCGCGGCGCTCCTCGCATGGCTGGAGGAGCACGGCCCGGGTCCCGGGATCTCGCTCCCCATTCCCGCGCGCAACGCCGGCGATCAGGCGGATTGGAGCATCAGCATCGACGCGCTCGGCTATGCCACCTACGGCTGGGACGTGGTCCGCGGCAAGGCGCCGGCGGTGCCCCGGATGCCTGGCCCCGACGGCAGGCCGCCGCAGGGAGGTGGCGATGTGTGA
- a CDS encoding protein adenylyltransferase SelO, protein MARFRSLFVDSLPGDPLTAPSPRQVHGALWSKVTPTPVASPRVVAFAPEVAALLGLDEATLRSEPWVQALGGNRLLEGMLPYAANYGGHQFGNWAGQLGDGRAITLGELEGPAGTFELQLKGAGRTAYSRRGDGRAVLRSSIREFLCSEAMHHLGVPTTRALSLVATGDGVVRDMFYDGNPEVEPGAIVCRVAPSFLRFGNFELPASRGELELLRQLADFTLAQYFPAIERGDYVALFHEVARRTAQLIAQWQAVGFVHGVMNTDNMSVLGLTIDYGPYGWVDGYDPEWTPNTTDAGMRRYRYGNQPSIGLWNLARLGSALLPLVEERTGLEEGLEIYRRTFEAAQQERYAAKLGLEVLEGEADLDLAQRLFDWMRAEETDMTIFFRALSQVVLEPEAPAALPAPVREAFYSAVSAGHEATGLDWLQRWWHRVRRQETLPAELARRMDAANPKYVLRNWLAQEAIDAAHAGDDSKVEALLEVMRRPYETQEGREHYAGKRPEWARSKPGCSALSCSS, encoded by the coding sequence ATGGCTCGCTTCCGATCGCTCTTCGTCGATTCGCTTCCCGGCGATCCCCTCACCGCCCCCAGCCCGCGCCAGGTCCACGGCGCGCTCTGGTCGAAGGTGACGCCGACCCCGGTCGCCTCCCCGCGGGTGGTGGCCTTCGCGCCGGAGGTAGCGGCGCTCCTCGGCCTCGACGAGGCGACGCTGCGCTCGGAGCCGTGGGTGCAGGCCCTCGGCGGGAACCGGCTCCTCGAGGGGATGCTCCCCTATGCGGCCAACTACGGCGGCCACCAATTCGGCAACTGGGCCGGGCAGCTGGGGGACGGGCGGGCCATCACCCTGGGCGAGCTGGAGGGGCCCGCAGGGACCTTCGAGCTGCAGCTCAAGGGGGCGGGTCGCACCGCCTACTCCCGCCGTGGCGACGGGCGGGCGGTGCTCCGCTCGTCCATCCGCGAATTCCTCTGCAGCGAGGCGATGCACCACCTCGGCGTGCCCACCACGCGGGCGCTCTCGCTGGTGGCGACCGGCGACGGCGTGGTCCGCGACATGTTCTACGACGGCAACCCCGAGGTGGAGCCGGGGGCGATCGTCTGCAGGGTGGCGCCCAGCTTCCTGCGCTTCGGCAACTTCGAGCTCCCGGCGAGCCGGGGCGAGCTGGAGCTCCTGCGGCAGCTCGCCGATTTCACCCTCGCGCAGTATTTCCCGGCGATCGAGCGCGGCGACTACGTGGCCCTCTTCCACGAGGTGGCGCGCAGAACCGCGCAGCTGATCGCGCAGTGGCAGGCGGTGGGCTTCGTGCACGGGGTGATGAACACCGACAACATGTCGGTGCTCGGCCTCACCATCGACTACGGACCCTACGGCTGGGTCGACGGCTACGATCCGGAGTGGACACCCAACACCACCGACGCGGGGATGCGCCGCTACCGCTACGGCAACCAGCCCTCGATCGGCCTCTGGAACCTGGCGCGGCTCGGCTCGGCGCTGCTGCCCCTGGTCGAGGAGCGGACGGGCCTCGAGGAGGGGCTGGAGATCTACCGCCGCACCTTCGAGGCGGCGCAGCAGGAGCGCTACGCGGCGAAGCTGGGGCTCGAGGTGCTGGAGGGCGAGGCGGATCTCGATCTGGCGCAGCGCCTCTTCGATTGGATGCGGGCGGAGGAGACCGACATGACGATCTTCTTCCGCGCGCTCTCGCAGGTGGTGTTGGAGCCGGAGGCCCCCGCCGCGTTGCCGGCGCCGGTGCGCGAAGCGTTCTACAGCGCGGTCTCCGCGGGCCACGAAGCGACCGGCCTCGACTGGCTGCAGCGCTGGTGGCATCGGGTGCGGCGGCAGGAGACGCTTCCAGCGGAGCTCGCCCGACGGATGGACGCCGCCAACCCGAAATACGTGCTGCGCAACTGGTTGGCGCAGGAGGCGATCGACGCGGCCCATGCCGGCGACGACTCGAAGGTCGAGGCGCTCCTCGAGGTGATGCGGCGCCCCTACGAGACGCAGGAGGGGCGCGAGCACTACGCGGGCAAGCGGCCGGAGTGGGCCCGCTCGAAGCCCGGCTGCTCCGCCCTCTCCTGCAGTTCCTGA
- a CDS encoding VOC family protein — translation MSMQNGRFVWYDLMTNDVEGAKRFYGEIAGWKVSKWEGGDYEMWLVGDAPIGGLMKLPAELAGVPPHWIGYVGVADVDATVAKAQQLGGKVLHPANDIPGVGRYAVLADPQGAAFALYASTMADEGEAPGRETPGQFSWAELNTTDWESAWRFYSQLFGWQPTSSMDMGPEMGAYYMFGTDSKQSMGGMSNAATMMKAPPHWLHYVTVPSADDAAKRVEQLGGKVLNGPMDVPGGDRIAQCMDPQGGFFAVYSAGPRG, via the coding sequence ATGAGCATGCAGAACGGGCGCTTCGTCTGGTACGACCTCATGACCAACGACGTCGAGGGGGCCAAGCGTTTCTATGGCGAGATCGCGGGCTGGAAGGTCTCGAAGTGGGAGGGCGGCGACTACGAGATGTGGCTGGTCGGCGACGCGCCGATCGGCGGCCTGATGAAACTCCCGGCGGAGCTCGCCGGCGTGCCGCCCCACTGGATCGGCTACGTGGGTGTCGCCGACGTCGACGCCACGGTGGCGAAGGCACAGCAGCTCGGCGGCAAGGTCCTCCACCCCGCCAACGACATCCCCGGTGTCGGTCGTTACGCAGTCCTCGCCGATCCCCAGGGTGCGGCATTCGCGCTCTACGCCAGCACCATGGCGGACGAGGGCGAGGCGCCCGGCCGCGAGACGCCGGGCCAGTTCAGCTGGGCCGAGCTCAACACCACCGATTGGGAATCGGCGTGGCGCTTCTACTCGCAGCTCTTCGGCTGGCAGCCGACCAGCTCGATGGACATGGGCCCGGAGATGGGCGCGTACTACATGTTCGGCACCGATTCGAAGCAGTCGATGGGCGGCATGTCCAACGCGGCCACGATGATGAAGGCGCCGCCGCACTGGCTCCACTACGTCACCGTGCCCAGCGCCGACGACGCGGCCAAGCGGGTCGAGCAGCTCGGCGGCAAGGTGCTCAACGGGCCGATGGACGTCCCCGGCGGCGACCGGATCGCGCAGTGCATGGATCCGCAGGGTGGCTTCTTCGCGGTCTACTCCGCGGGCCCGCGGGGCTGA
- a CDS encoding alkylphosphonate utilization protein, whose product MNDLVVKDSNGNRLADGDSVTVTKDLKVKGTSVTLKRGTLIKNIRLTDSEEEIECNAEKVKGLVLKTCFLKKA is encoded by the coding sequence ATGAACGACCTCGTCGTCAAGGACAGCAACGGAAACCGCCTCGCGGACGGCGACTCGGTGACGGTGACCAAGGACCTCAAGGTGAAGGGCACCTCGGTCACCCTCAAGCGCGGCACGCTGATCAAGAACATCCGCCTCACCGACAGCGAGGAGGAGATCGAGTGCAACGCCGAGAAGGTGAAGGGCCTCGTTCTCAAGACCTGCTTCCTCAAGAAGGCCTGA
- a CDS encoding four-helix bundle copper-binding protein, protein MSALTEMLRSHPQKPTTHFDAIARCIEACFECEQICVTCADACLAEEQVGMLRECIRLNLDCADLCGATGRLISRQARPEPALWRATLEACAQACRSCAEECAKHQDRHEHCRICKESCERCERACRDALQQMPSGGAESRH, encoded by the coding sequence ATGAGTGCGCTGACCGAGATGCTGCGGAGCCATCCGCAGAAGCCCACCACCCATTTCGACGCCATCGCCAGGTGCATCGAGGCTTGCTTCGAGTGCGAGCAGATCTGCGTCACCTGCGCGGACGCCTGCCTCGCCGAGGAACAGGTCGGCATGCTGCGGGAGTGCATCCGGCTCAACCTCGACTGCGCGGATCTCTGCGGGGCGACGGGCCGGCTGATCTCCAGGCAGGCGCGACCCGAGCCGGCCCTCTGGCGGGCGACCCTCGAAGCCTGTGCGCAGGCGTGCCGGAGCTGCGCGGAGGAGTGCGCGAAGCACCAGGACCGCCACGAGCACTGCCGGATCTGCAAGGAGTCGTGCGAGCGCTGCGAGCGCGCGTGCAGGGATGCGCTTCAGCAGATGCCCAGCGGCGGCGCCGAGAGCCGCCACTGA